The following coding sequences lie in one Miscanthus floridulus cultivar M001 chromosome 9, ASM1932011v1, whole genome shotgun sequence genomic window:
- the LOC136482969 gene encoding uncharacterized protein translates to MAYAMAHKGKAIAPDTVYNPEDGPEAYSNTSVHSKLTDYASSAHERHGEDFDPATQPLDTNLVMRLGGGKQHGRYWMASNMVDSTSVPNLVQIRAQSTSSSIPIRPQQASTLQQMVALQATVERMEAERVERERERAQRETERAEWEVLRAQRVTEAQRMQDMFSFMSSLGTTLPGVVVPQSLLALVVPPTPLALGTPSSGSNPTPSPQHTHPG, encoded by the exons atggcgtacgccatggcacacaagggcaaggcgatagccccggacaccgtctacaacccggaggacgggcccgaggcgtacagcaacacgagcgtccacagcaagctcaccGACTACGCCTCGTCGGCCCACGAgcggcatggggaggacttcgaccccgccacccagccccttgataccaacctcgtgatgaggctcggaggagggaagcagcacggccggtactggatggcctccaacatggtcgactcgacctctgtgcccaacctcgtccagatccgagcacagagcacgagctcctccatcCCCATTCGACCTCAGCAGGCGAGCACACTGCAGCAGATGgtggcactccag gccactgtggagaggatggaggccgagagggtcgagagggagagggagagggcccagagggagaccgagagggccgagtgggaggtcctgagggcccagagggTGACCGAGGCACAGAGGATGcaggacatgttctcattcatgtcgagcctcggcaccactctcccgggtgtggtggtgccccagtcgctgctcgctctagttgtgcctcctactcctctggctctaggcactccg tcgtcgggttcgaacccgactccttcgcctcagcacacacaccccggctag